One Leishmania donovani BPK282A1 complete genome, chromosome 15 genomic window carries:
- a CDS encoding NAD/FAD dependent dehydrogenase, putative, with translation MPLSSSPAPKRFSAEVRDDNPYSRLMALQRMGVVDDYESIRDKAVAIIGAGGVGSVVAEMLTRCGIGKLLLFDYDTVEMANMNRLFYRPEQQGMKKVEAAKETLEGINPDTVIEPHAYNITSTEHWQRFSEALTKGGVSPNSPIDLLLCCVDNFQARLTVNLACLTYEVPWMESGVAENAVSGHIQLLLPGVTPCYECCPPLVVATGLPEAKREGVCAASLPTTMGIVAGFLAQNTLKYLLQFGDVSEYVGYDAMRDHFPRVELKANPECRNALCGERQAAYAAKVRKMGEAAHPLYTARKARADRAEKERQAAQARAKACAAEWDITVEAEGKDSLTVHSGVANIAAALLGSNGEGESGLEYAYAGTAADNAAVEDEDKYVKMAGASVEELMARMKAIQ, from the coding sequence ATGCCCTTATCCTCCTCCCCGGCGCCGAAGAGGTTCAGCGCCGAGGTGCGCGACGATAACCCCTACAGCCGCctgatggcgctgcagcggatgGGGGTCGTGGACGATTACGAGAGCATTCGCGACAAGGCGGTTGCCatcatcggcgccggcggcgtcggctccGTCGTGGCGGAGATGTtgacgcgctgcggcatTGGCAAGCTCCTTCTCTTCGACTACGATACGGTGGAGATGGCGAACATGAACCGTCTCTTCTACCGCCCCGAACAGCAGGGGATGAAGAAAGTCGAGGCCGCCAAGGAGACCCTCGAGGGCATCAACCCCGACACAGTCATCGAGCCGCACGCCTACAACATTACCTCGACAGAGCACTGGCAACGCTTCTCGGAAGCGCTCACGAAGGGCGGCGTCAGCCCCAACTCACCGATCGACCTCCTGCTGTGTTGCGTCGACAACTTCCAGGCACGCCTCACTGTGAATCTCGCGTGCCTGACGTACGAGGTGCCGTGGATGGAGAGTGGCGTCGCCGAGAACGCCGTCAGCGGACAcattcagctgctgcttcccgGCGTCACCCCCTGCTATGAGTGCTGTCCACCGCTCGTGGTCGCTACCGGCTTGCCAGAGGCGAAGCGGGAGGGCGTCTGCGCGGCCTCGCTGCCGACCACTATGGGCATCGTTGCTGGCTTCCTGGCGCAGAACACGCTCAAGTACCTCCTCCAATTCGGCGATGTCTCCGAGTATGTCGGCTACGACGCCATGCGCGACCACTTCCCCCGTGTCGAGCTGAAGGCAAACCCGGAGTGCCGCAACGCGCTGTGCGGGGAGCGGCAGGCCGCCTACGCGGCTAAGGTTCGGAAAATGggtgaggcggcgcacccgcTCTATACCGCGCGCAAGGCGCGCGCAGACCgtgcggagaaggagcggcaggcagcgcaggcgcgggCGAAGGCGTGCGCGGCCGAGTGGGACATCACGGTGGAAGCCGAAGGCAAGGACTCCCTCACTGTCCACAGTGGGGTGGCGAATATCGCCGCTGCGCTACTGGGCAGCAAcggggagggcgagagcggGCTGGAGTACGCGTACGCTGGCACTGCAGCAGACAACGCCGCGGTCGAAGATGAGGACAAGTACGTCAAGATGGCCGGTGCGTCTGTTGAGGAACTCATGGCACGCATGAAGGCCATCCAGTAG
- a CDS encoding succinate dehydrogenase, putative: MPSAPLPGQLANYSSPLYMYRHLIKNSTAKTPQLYTAKDNSKTAMHLLTRRAANANYTVNRWYLKEKVDSSNRMRLEGLYECVLCASCTGSCPQYWWNREHFLGPAVLLQSYRWLVEPLDRDFDERVRMFETGNLVNMCHNIFNCSITCPKFLNPGLASKEIKRLSSPSAKRVGPAIEMEPVTSGKEAGKRSLAQMQ, encoded by the coding sequence ATGCCGTCCGCGCCTCTCCCTGGCCAACTGGCGAACTACAGCAGCCCGCTGTACATGTACCGCCACCTCATAAAGAACTCGACGGCCAAGACGCCGCAGCTGTACACGGCCAAGGACAACAGTAAAACAGCGATGCACCTCCTcacgcggcgcgccgccaaCGCGAACTACACTGTGAACCGGTGGTATCTGAAGGAGAAGGTCGACTCTAGCAACCGCATGCGTCTCGAGGGACTCTACGAGTGCGTGCTCTGCGCCTCTTGCACCGGCTCCTGCCCGCAGTACTGGTGGAACCGTGAGCACTTCTTGGGtcctgctgtgctgctgcagtcaTACCGCTGGCTCGTCGAGCCCCTCGACCGTGACTTTgacgagcgcgtgcgcatgttcGAGACGGGCAACCTGGTGAACATGTGCCACAACATCTTCAACTGCAGCATCACCTGCCCCAAGTTCCTCAACCCTGGTCTGGCGTCGAAGGAGATCAAGCGCTTATCGTCTCCGTCGGCGAAGCGCGTTGGGCCGGCGATCGAGATGGAGCCCGTTACGAGCGGGAAGGAAGCGGGAAAACGAAGTCTCGCGCAAATGCAGTGA
- a CDS encoding glutamate dehydrogenase encodes MMRYTASRAVARLCGRAFPASHAVTAMTLLGVAPLATPGRFASSGATSPLVDRDAIIKAVTTQAVFDKNIVESLANTFVSGLEKSSYPRNFSQAEMIDHVQGLLTAEARFRMGDSFEYVHENHRTAFYICHNEPQKKLRMLRKMARFVSLNQDPHLGSNTHHYISEDRKFAIYNASIEPFVESGSEEEHVNPKSPALPTQTAARQLTEEQKNIIRGLLRRQLSSVFPVFHVEEVEKGHVSFTMATMVERTNYVASLLSIFQEIEGAEIMMSVSYSFSNGVQVYGFEIRGATAEQIEERASLVGLLPNRPFNAITRLHEAGALSCEETVFIDAAVIFAMYFTPSPTTDDYRHLKAILAKEPNGVNRLNNLRSSLTQEVMSERYTGSVIALYPEFVKLIYEDFRLGSTPERRAAIADKITHRLREDDRPEYDRTLFMSFLKFNEVIIKHNFCKTEKAALAFRLNPVFLKELEFPRVPHGVFLFAGGQWRGFHIRFTDIARGGVRMIICKERDYRRNKRSVFQENYNLAHTQLLKNKDIPEGGSKGTILVSSRYLNKFDEVRCQHIFLQYVDALLDVIIPGEKGVVDGLKSEEIIFLGPDENTAGTFPAAGALYSKGRGYKSWKSFTTGKDPELGGIPHDVYGMTTHSVRAYVTSIYEKLGLNESEMRKFQTGGPDGDLGSNELLRSKEKMVGMVDISASLHDPKGIDREELARLAHHRLPLREFNRSKLSPEGFLVLTEDRNVKLPDGSLVEDGSRLRNAFHFLKYSDADVFVPCGGRPRSVTLENVGRFLKIPNADGESMMEGKYANLSPEQLKFKIIVEGANLFISQDARLALEKCGVTLIKDASANKGGVTSSSLEVFAGLCLSDEEHTKYMSAKSATDAPEFYKKYVKEILDRIEENAKLEFNAIWREWEKDPQQSKTLIADALSRKNVQIRASMLSSDIFKNRDLVRYVMDQYALKTLKEVVPVDLMLKRVPENYQHAICAMWLASRYVYQTGVDSNEFDFFRYMTEVYATAAKSAK; translated from the coding sequence atgaTGCGCTACACCGCCTCCCGGGCCGTGGCCCGACTCTGTGGCCGCGCCTTCCCGGCCAGccacgccgtcaccgccatgACGCTGCTCGGTGTCGCCCCGCTTGCCACCCCGGGCCGCTTCGCTTCCTCGGGTgccacgtcgccgctggtggACCGGGACGCCATCATCAAGGCTGTTACGACGCAGGCTGTCTTCGACAAGAACATTGTCGAGTCCCTCGCAAATACCTTTGTGAGCGGCCTCGAGAAATCGAGCTACCCGCGCAACTTCTCTCAGGCGGAGATGATCGACCACGTGCAGGGCCTCTTGACCGCAGAGGCTCGCTTCCGCATGGGCGACTCCTTCGAGTACGTCCACGAGAACCACCGCACCGCCTTCTACATTTGCCACAACGAGCCTCAGAAGAAGCTGCGCATGCTGCGCAAGATGGCGCGGTTCGTGTCCCTCAACCAGGATCCTCATCTCGGCAGTAACACGCACCACTACATCAGCGAGGACCGCAAGTTCGCCATCTACAACGCCTCCATCGAGCCCTTCgtcgagagcggcagcgaggaggagcatgTCAACCCCAAAAGCCCGGCACTGCCGACGCAGACGGCCGCCAGGCAACTGACGGAGGAGCAGAAGAACATTATCCGTGGCCTACTACGCCGCCAGCTCAGCTCTGTATTCCCGGTCTTCCACGTCGAGGAGGTGGAAAAGGGGCATGTGTCCTTCACGATGGCCACCATGGTCGAGCGCACGAATTACgtcgcctcgctgctgtccATCTTCCAAGAGATCGAGGGGGCTGAGATCATGATGAGCGTGTCCTACAGCTTCTCGAACGGGGTGCAGGTGTACGGCTTTGAGATCCGCGGCGCGACGGCTGAGCAAATAGAGGAGCGGGCCTCGCTGGTCGGGCTGCTGCCGAACCGCCCCTTCAACGCCATCACGCGTCTGCACGAGGCCGGCGCGCTGTCATGCGAGGAGACGGTGTTCATCGACGCAGCCGTCATCTTCGCCATGTACTTCACTCCGAGCCCGACGACAGACGACTACCGTCACCTCAAGGCGATCCTGGCGAAGGAGCCGAATGGCGTGAACCGACTGAACAACCTGCGAAGCTCACTGACGCAGGAGGTCATGTCCGAGCGCTACACCGGCTCCGTCATCGCCCTCTACCCGGAGTTTGTAAAGCTCATCTACGAAGACTTCCGTCTTGGCTCCACGCccgagcgccgcgctgccatTGCCGATAAAATTACGCACCGCTTGCGCGAGGACGACCGCCCGGAGTACGACCGCACGCTGTTCATGAGCTTCCTCAAGTTCAACGAGGTGATCATCAAGCATAACTTCTGCAAGACAGAGAAGGCCGCGCTCGCCTTCCGGCTGAACCCGGTGTTTCTCAAGGAGCTCGAGTTCCCCCGTGTGCCGCACggcgtcttcctcttcgctgGTGGGCAGTGGCGCGGCTTCCACATTCGCTTCACCGACATCGCGCGTGGTGGTGTGCGCATGATCATCTGCAAGGAGCGTGACTACCGCAGGAACAAGCGCTCCGTCTTCCAGGAGAACTACAACCTCGCCcacacgcagctgctgaaaAACAAAGACATCccggagggcggcagcaaggGCACGATTCTCGTCTCCAGCCGCTACCTAAACAAGTTCGACGAGGTGCGCTGCCAGCACATCTTCCTCCAGTACGTCGACGCTCTGCTCGATGTAATCATCCCTGGCGAAAAGGGCGTCGTGGACGGGCTCAAGTCAGAGGAGATCATCTTCCTCGGCCCGGATGAGAACACCGCCGGCACCTTCCCGGCCGCTGGCGCGCTCTACAGCAAGGGGCGTGGCTACAAGTCGTGGAAGTCCTTCACGACTGGCAAGGATCCCGAGCTTGGCGGCATCCCGCACGACGTGTACGGCATGACGACGCACAGCGTGCGAGCCTACGTGACGTCCATCTACGAGAAGCTCGGCCTCAACGAGTCGGAGATGCGCAAGTTCCAGACCGGTGGCCCGGACGGCGACCTCGGCTCGAACGAGTTGCTGCGCAGCAAGGAGAAGATGGTTGGCATGGTGGACATCTCGGCCTCGCTACACGACCCGAAGGGCATCGACCGTGAAGAGCTCGCCCGCCTGGCCCACCaccgtctgccgctgcgcgagttCAACCGCAGTAAGCTGTCGCCGGAGGGTTTCCTGGTGCTGACGGAGGACCGCAATGTGAAGCTGCCCGACGGCTCCCTCGTCGAGGACGGCTCTCGCCTGCGTAATGCGTTCCACTTCCTCAAGTACTCTGACGCAGATGTCTTCGTTCCTTGTGGCGGCCGCCCGCGGAGCGTGACGCTCGAAAACGTTGGCAGGTTTCTCAAGATTCCCAACGCGGACGGTGAGTCCATGATGGAAGGCAAGTACGCGAACTTGTCGCCGGAGCAGCTGAAGTTCAAGATCATTGTGGAAGGTGCCAACCTGTTCATCTCGCAGGACGCCCGTCTGGCGCTCGAGAAGTGCGGCGTGACGCTCATCAAGGATGCGTCGGCGAACAAGGGTGGCGTGACATCCTCCTCGCTAGAGGTGTTTGCaggcctctgcctctccgaCGAGGAGCACACCAAGTACATGTCCGCCAAGAGCGCCACGGATGCGCCGGAGTTTTACAAGAAGTACGTGAAGGAGATCCTCGACCGCATTGAGGAGAACGCGAAGCTCGAGTTCAATGCCATCTGGCGCGAGTGGGAGAAGGACCCGCAGCAGTCCAAGACGCTcatcgccgacgcgctcAGCAGAAAGAACGTGCAGATCCGCGCAAGCATGCTGAGCAGCGACATCTTCAAGAACCGCGACCTGGTCCGCTACGTGATGGATCAATATGCACTCAAGACCctgaaggaggtggtgccggtGGATCTGATGCTGAAGCGCGTGCCGGAGAACTACCAGCACGCCATCTGCGCCATGTGGCTTGCCTCTCGCTACGTCTACCAGACCGGGGTGGACAGCAACGAGTTCGACTTCTTCCGCTACATGACCGAGGTCtacgccaccgcggcgaaGAGTGCCAAGTAG